GCGGGGGTCAGGCATGGGGATGGACGTCTTTCAAGAAAGCGAGGACGACGGCGTTGAACGCTTCGGGATCCTCATAGGGGGCGAGGTGGCCGGCGTGGGGGATGATCGCCAGTTGGCTGTTCGGGAGGGCCTCCGCAATTGCGCGGGCTTCCTCGGGAGGCGAAACGACGTCCTCCTGGCCCACGACGACCAACGTCGGTGCGATAATCTCCCCCAGTCGGTCTCGACGGTCGGGACGGCGGGCCATGCCGAGCAATGCTCCGATGACTCCCGAGGCCGAGGTCCGTTCCATCACTTCTTGCATCGCCGAGACGAGCCCAGGCCGATTCTGCAAGGTTGTACGGGCGAAGAGGCGTGGGATCATCGTCTCGACGACCGTCGCCGTACGGCCTTCCCTGGAAACGCTCTGCGCCGTTTCCTCACGAAGACGAGCAGCCTCCGGCGCGTCGGCCGCGGCGCGGGTGTCAGCCAGAATCAGGCCGCGAAGCCGGTTGGGATGCTTGAGCGCGAAGGCCAGTGCCACATAACCACCCATCGAAAGCCCGCCGAGGACGACCGGTTCGACGATCCCCAGACCGTCGAGCAACTCGGCGACGTCGTCGGCCATCTGATCCATCGTGTAGGTCCCGTCCGGCGCTGGAGACTCGCCGTGGCCTCGAAGATCCGGCGCGACGACCCGATGACTCGCGGACAGCGCGTGCACCTGAGCGTCCCACATCGCCCTGCTGAGCGGGAAACCGTGCAGCAACACGACGACCGGACCGGTCCCCTGATCGGTGTAAGCCAGCAGCATGGCCGCCCCTTCGCGAAGGTCAGCGCGACGTCCCGAACCCCCAGCGTGCACGCCATTCTAATCGACCAGTCCGCGCAACGCGAGCGGCCTGCCGACGCCCTCCGTGACGCTGGCGACGGTCGACGGATCCGCTAGAATGAAACGCCGCGGCGGCCGAAGCTCGTTCTGGCCGCCGATCCCTCCACTGCAGGATCGTCCCATGCCGACCCCGAACGAACTCTACGACCAGGCCGCCGACCTTCGCGACGCCGGCGACAAGGTGGGCGCCGTAGCCAAGCTGGAAGAGGCCGTGGCGGCCGATCCGGCCTTCGCCATCGGCCACGGAATGCTCGCCAAGCTGTACGTCGACCTCGCCGAAGCCGACAAGGCCATCAGCCACGCCCAGAAGGTCGTCGAACTGGAACCCGACGACCCGTTCAGCTATACGGCGCTCTCAGTGATCTACGTTCGCTGCGGAAAGATCCCCGAGGCTGAACACGCCAAGGCGATGGCCTGGCAAAAGCAGCACGGGTTCGAGGACTGAAATCGCCCGCCCCGGAGACGCCCCATGCGCCGCGCCTTGCTCGCCGTTTTCCTGATCGCTCAGCCGCTCGCCGCCCGCTCAGCCGAGCCGCCACGGCTTGACGCCCACCGCGACGAATTGCTCGCGCTGTATACCGACCTGCATTTGCATCCAGAACTCTCCATGCAGGAGGCTCGGACCTCCGCCCGGATCGCCGAGGAGTTGCAGAAGCTCGGCGCGAAAGTGACGACGGGGGTCGGCAAGTTCGGAGTGGTGGGGGTTTTGGAGAACGGCTCCGGGCCGGTCGTCCTGATTCGGACCGATATGGACGCGCTGCCGGTCGTCGAGGAGACGGGCCTGCCGTACGCGAGCAAGGCGAAGGGGATCGATCCTTCCGGCCGCGAGGTGGGGGTGATGCACGCCTGCGGCCACGACGTTCACATGACCAGCTTCGTCGCCACGGCGACCTGGCTGGCCGAGCACAAAGATCGTTGGAAAGGGACCGTCGTCCTGGTCGCCCAACCGGCCGAGGAGCGAATCCAGGGGGCGAAAGCCATGTTCGCCGACGGTCTATACACTCGTTTTCCCAAACCCGACTTCGCCCTCGCCCTGCACTGCAAGGCGGACGGGGCGGTGGGCGACGTCTATTTCCGACCGGGCCCGATGCTGGCCAACTCGACGTCGCTCGACGTCGTCATCCGGGGCCGGGGAGGCCACGGCTCCGCGCCCGACAAGTCGATCGACCCCATCGCCCTGGCCGCGCTGGCTGTGATCGATTTCCAGACGATCGTCAGCCGCGAAGTCTCGCCCCTCGATCCAGCCGTCGTCACCGTGGGGTCGATCCACGGCGGGACGAAGCACAACATCATCCCGGACGAGGTCAAGCTGGAGTTGACGCTGCGAGCCTACAAGGAGCCGGTTCGGCTGCACCTCATCGAAGGCGTCGAACGACGCGCGAAGGCTCTGGCCGCGGCGCATCGAGCGCCTGAGCCGTCCGTATCGGTCATCGAATTCACTCCGGCGACCATGAACGACCCCGGACTGGTGGAACGGGTCTCTCCGCTCCTGAAAAACGCCCTCGGCGACGAGCACGTCATCGTCGCCGACCCTGTCATGGGCGCTGAGGACTTCGCCCTCTTCGCCCAGGACGGCGTGCCGATCATGATGTTCTGGATCGGCACGGTTCCGCGGGAGCGGATCGAAGCCGCGAGGGCTGGCGGCTCCCCCCTGCCCGGCCTGCACTCGAACCGATACTACCCCGAGGCCGAGTCCAGCGTCGCCGTGGGTGTTCGTGCCATGACGTCGGCCGTGGTCGGTCTGCTGCCGCCCGGGGGGAAGCCATGATCGACGCGCCTCCGTATCTCCTGAGAGATCCCGAGTCGATCCCCAGTCCCTCGTTCCTGGTCTTTCGCGACCTCGTCGCGGGCAACCTCGACGCCATGATCAGGATCGCCGGCGGCGTCGATCGGCTGCGACCGCACGCCAAGACCCACAAGTCGGCCCGTGTGATCCAGATGGCCCTTGAGCGCGGGATCACGAAACACAAGTGCGCGACGATCGCCGAGGCCGAGATGCTCGCCGAGGCCGGCGCTCCGGACGTTCTTCTCGCCTACCCGCTCGTCGGCCCGAACGTCGGTCGCTTCGTCCGTCTCGCAGCCGCATTTCCTACCACCACCTTCCGCGCGGTGGTCGATGCGCCCGAGCACGTGCGGGCGCTTTCCGACGCGGCGGCGACCCTCGATCGCCCGATCCCAACCCTGATCGACCTCGACGTAGGCATGGGGCGCACTGGGATCGAGTCCGGAATCGGCGCCGAGGCGGTCTATCAGGAGATCGAGCGTAAGCCACACCTGGCGGCTGACGGCATCCACGCCTATGAC
The nucleotide sequence above comes from Paludisphaera rhizosphaerae. Encoded proteins:
- a CDS encoding alpha/beta fold hydrolase encodes the protein MLLAYTDQGTGPVVVLLHGFPLSRAMWDAQVHALSASHRVVAPDLRGHGESPAPDGTYTMDQMADDVAELLDGLGIVEPVVLGGLSMGGYVALAFALKHPNRLRGLILADTRAAADAPEAARLREETAQSVSREGRTATVVETMIPRLFARTTLQNRPGLVSAMQEVMERTSASGVIGALLGMARRPDRRDRLGEIIAPTLVVVGQEDVVSPPEEARAIAEALPNSQLAIIPHAGHLAPYEDPEAFNAVVLAFLKDVHPHA
- a CDS encoding tetratricopeptide repeat protein; translation: MPTPNELYDQAADLRDAGDKVGAVAKLEEAVAADPAFAIGHGMLAKLYVDLAEADKAISHAQKVVELEPDDPFSYTALSVIYVRCGKIPEAEHAKAMAWQKQHGFED
- a CDS encoding amidohydrolase: MRRALLAVFLIAQPLAARSAEPPRLDAHRDELLALYTDLHLHPELSMQEARTSARIAEELQKLGAKVTTGVGKFGVVGVLENGSGPVVLIRTDMDALPVVEETGLPYASKAKGIDPSGREVGVMHACGHDVHMTSFVATATWLAEHKDRWKGTVVLVAQPAEERIQGAKAMFADGLYTRFPKPDFALALHCKADGAVGDVYFRPGPMLANSTSLDVVIRGRGGHGSAPDKSIDPIALAALAVIDFQTIVSREVSPLDPAVVTVGSIHGGTKHNIIPDEVKLELTLRAYKEPVRLHLIEGVERRAKALAAAHRAPEPSVSVIEFTPATMNDPGLVERVSPLLKNALGDEHVIVADPVMGAEDFALFAQDGVPIMMFWIGTVPRERIEAARAGGSPLPGLHSNRYYPEAESSVAVGVRAMTSAVVGLLPPGGKP